Proteins encoded within one genomic window of Pararhizobium capsulatum DSM 1112:
- a CDS encoding adenylate/guanylate cyclase domain-containing protein, whose amino-acid sequence MNLHHSRVSSHLLDRVSGWLKQSALNGDTLETIVTGFCERLAAAGLPLSRIHLSFSMLHPLYDALGFTWLRGQGMTVEGFRAGEDDDDSNRFLKSPYYYLLSNNLEHLRRQITPLTPNEFPIFEELKEMGTTDYIAFVQSFGEASGQGMIGSWATDAPGGFSDDIIEALLRVQNSLAVAAKMAVLGKLADNMLTTYLGTNAGKRVLSGQIRRGDGETIRAALVMADMRQSTMLAEKEGRQVYIDTLNEFFDAIATPFNREGGEILSFMGDGFLAVYPCGRHREPSQVAVHSAMTAVRQASARMTQLNAGRYKKGLGEIRYGIGLHVGNVMFGNVGLKDRLTFSAFGSAVNEVQRLQGLTKKFNSSIVASQSFAGYCGGDWETLGDEKLRGVRQKVTLLKPSEAHLQLDFAEAMQSKALETRSEAEQVMLLYRNSRKPQTRDLWNKLLQ is encoded by the coding sequence ATGAACCTCCATCACAGCCGCGTTTCCTCCCATCTGCTTGATCGCGTCTCCGGCTGGCTGAAACAGTCCGCGTTGAACGGCGATACCCTTGAAACCATCGTGACCGGCTTCTGCGAGCGGCTTGCCGCTGCGGGCCTGCCGCTCAGCCGCATCCACCTTAGTTTTTCGATGCTGCATCCACTGTACGATGCCTTGGGTTTCACCTGGCTGAGAGGCCAGGGCATGACTGTCGAAGGCTTCCGCGCCGGCGAAGACGACGACGATTCCAACCGCTTCCTGAAAAGCCCCTACTACTATCTGCTCAGCAACAATCTCGAACATCTGCGCCGCCAGATCACGCCGCTGACACCGAACGAATTTCCGATCTTCGAAGAATTGAAGGAGATGGGGACGACCGATTACATCGCCTTCGTCCAATCCTTCGGAGAAGCATCCGGCCAGGGCATGATCGGTTCCTGGGCGACAGATGCACCCGGCGGCTTCAGCGACGATATCATCGAAGCCTTGCTGCGGGTGCAAAACAGCCTCGCCGTTGCCGCCAAGATGGCCGTCCTCGGCAAGCTCGCCGACAACATGCTGACCACCTATCTCGGGACCAATGCCGGCAAGCGGGTACTGTCGGGTCAAATTCGTCGCGGGGATGGCGAGACCATCCGCGCGGCGCTGGTGATGGCCGACATGCGCCAATCGACCATGCTCGCCGAAAAGGAAGGCCGGCAGGTCTATATTGATACGCTCAACGAATTCTTTGACGCGATCGCGACCCCCTTCAACCGCGAAGGGGGCGAAATCCTGAGCTTTATGGGCGACGGCTTCCTGGCAGTGTACCCCTGCGGTCGCCATCGCGAGCCGTCACAGGTCGCCGTTCATAGCGCCATGACAGCCGTACGCCAGGCCAGCGCTCGCATGACCCAGCTCAATGCCGGCCGTTATAAGAAAGGCCTCGGCGAAATCCGCTATGGGATCGGCCTGCATGTCGGCAATGTCATGTTTGGCAATGTCGGCTTGAAGGATCGCCTGACGTTCTCAGCCTTCGGATCGGCAGTCAATGAAGTTCAGCGGTTGCAGGGACTGACGAAAAAGTTCAACAGCTCCATCGTCGCAAGTCAGTCCTTCGCAGGATATTGCGGCGGCGACTGGGAGACGCTGGGTGACGAGAAGCTGCGCGGCGTGCGCCAGAAGGTTACACTTTTGAAGCCCAGCGAAGCACATCTTCAGCTGGATTTTGCCGAAGCGATGCAGAGCAAGGCTCTTGAGACCCGCTCCGAGGCCGAGCAGGTCATGCTCCTTTACCGTAACAGCAGGAAACCGCAGACCCGCGATCTGTGGAACAAGCTGCTTCAATAG
- a CDS encoding ABC transporter ATP-binding protein, translating into MDTGADLLRIEDLSISFAMMGGQIDAVRKASLRVLPGKVTALVGESGSGKSVISQAVMGILPKTASATGQILFCDPKLSTGPVDILQMPPDGPQIRALRGNRMGKIFQEPMTSLSPLHTIGNQIQESLKIHTDLTARERRQRSEDMLGMVGFSKPSRAFDMYPFELSGGMRQRAMIAMALVCQPSLLIADEPTTALDVTIQAQILKLLRDLQSQLNMAMLLITHDLGVVANMADEVVVIYHGEIMEAGPVETIFRKPCHPYLKGLMAAVPHFDMKQGERLKALREVPVDASSLLGRTPATQANAAIKLQSDVLLSVRDISKTFTTRKSSWFAKADNQPHKAVDGVSFDIRRGECLGLVGESGCGKTTVSKILMRAVTPDSGSVMLSSAEGPIDVLAAQGDALQKLRTKMQMVFQDPVSSLSPRMTIQNILSEPLEIHDRGSGKSRAETVKALLKAIGLDQRHLNRYPHSFSGGQRQRIGIARALALGPELLICDEPVSALDVSVQAQILNLLKDLQSELGLTYLFISHNLAVVDYMADRIAVMCAGRIVEIAPREILMRAPVHPYTRSLLAAVPFPDLDRPLDFQTLNTGGASDMRNWNAAFRDDEAEAALSAADLGEGHFVLANRNADVRELRP; encoded by the coding sequence ATGGATACGGGCGCGGACCTCCTGCGGATCGAGGATCTGAGCATTTCGTTTGCCATGATGGGCGGACAGATCGATGCTGTGCGCAAGGCGAGCCTGCGAGTGCTCCCGGGCAAAGTCACTGCTCTCGTCGGCGAAAGCGGATCGGGAAAGTCAGTGATCAGCCAGGCGGTCATGGGTATTCTGCCGAAAACCGCATCGGCAACCGGCCAAATCCTCTTCTGTGACCCGAAGCTTTCGACCGGACCTGTCGATATTCTGCAGATGCCGCCTGATGGCCCGCAAATCCGGGCGCTTCGCGGCAACCGGATGGGCAAGATTTTCCAGGAGCCGATGACATCGCTGTCGCCACTGCACACGATTGGCAACCAGATTCAGGAATCCCTGAAGATCCATACCGATCTGACGGCCAGGGAACGCCGCCAGCGCAGCGAGGACATGCTGGGTATGGTCGGTTTTTCGAAACCGTCGCGCGCCTTTGACATGTACCCGTTCGAGCTTTCCGGCGGCATGCGCCAGCGTGCCATGATCGCCATGGCCTTGGTCTGCCAGCCTTCCCTGCTGATCGCCGACGAACCCACCACGGCGCTCGACGTGACGATCCAGGCGCAAATCCTCAAGCTCCTGCGCGACCTGCAATCGCAATTGAACATGGCGATGCTGCTGATCACCCACGATCTCGGTGTCGTTGCCAACATGGCCGATGAAGTCGTCGTCATCTATCATGGCGAGATCATGGAGGCCGGGCCGGTCGAAACGATCTTCCGAAAGCCGTGTCACCCGTATTTGAAGGGTCTGATGGCCGCGGTTCCCCATTTCGACATGAAACAGGGTGAACGCCTGAAGGCATTGCGGGAAGTCCCCGTCGATGCCAGCAGCCTCCTGGGTCGCACGCCCGCAACCCAGGCCAACGCGGCGATCAAGCTTCAGTCGGACGTGCTTCTCTCGGTGCGGGACATCTCCAAAACCTTCACGACCCGCAAGTCAAGCTGGTTTGCCAAGGCGGACAATCAACCGCACAAGGCCGTCGATGGCGTCAGCTTCGATATTCGCCGCGGCGAATGCCTGGGGCTCGTGGGAGAAAGCGGCTGCGGCAAGACCACCGTCAGCAAGATCCTCATGCGCGCCGTGACCCCGGATTCCGGCTCGGTCATGCTGAGCAGCGCCGAAGGCCCGATCGACGTTCTGGCCGCCCAGGGCGATGCCCTGCAAAAATTGCGCACCAAGATGCAGATGGTGTTCCAGGATCCGGTCTCGTCGCTCTCGCCGCGCATGACCATCCAGAACATCCTGAGCGAGCCCCTCGAAATCCATGATCGCGGCAGCGGAAAGTCGCGAGCCGAGACCGTCAAGGCCCTTCTCAAGGCAATTGGCCTCGACCAGCGCCACCTCAACCGCTATCCGCACAGCTTCTCGGGCGGCCAGCGGCAACGCATTGGCATTGCGCGCGCCCTGGCACTTGGCCCTGAGCTTCTGATCTGCGACGAGCCCGTCTCCGCGCTCGACGTCTCCGTGCAGGCCCAGATTCTCAACCTGCTGAAGGACCTGCAATCCGAGCTGGGTCTGACCTATCTCTTCATTTCCCACAATCTTGCCGTTGTCGACTACATGGCCGATCGTATCGCGGTGATGTGCGCGGGCCGGATCGTCGAAATCGCGCCCCGCGAAATCCTGATGCGGGCGCCGGTGCACCCCTATACCCGCTCGCTGCTTGCAGCCGTTCCCTTCCCCGATCTCGATCGGCCACTCGATTTCCAAACGCTGAACACCGGCGGCGCCTCGGATATGCGCAACTGGAACGCGGCTTTCCGCGACGACGAGGCCGAAGCTGCGCTTTCGGCAGCCGATCTGGGCGAAGGGCATTTTGTCCTTGCCAATAGAA